Proteins co-encoded in one Leucoraja erinacea ecotype New England unplaced genomic scaffold, Leri_hhj_1 Leri_64S, whole genome shotgun sequence genomic window:
- the nadk2 gene encoding NAD kinase 2, mitochondrial isoform X1 has product MLLTASKVFGRHKPVIGVNTDPERSLGHLCIPLRYTYCFSDALKKLRQGEFRWQWRHRIRVHLAGMGFNPRPVDLHEQQLSLEQHCSAHRSTTPAAVDGDKAGPELLPVRALNEVFVGESLSSRPCPNPHAPSPAFSLPRPSYYEISINGGPWEKHKNSGLNVCTGTGSKAWSYNINKLASQEVEDLLVIAQWGSRAAQPLEPAYVEQVTQHYNESLIFLLPEEPRIFFSIREPIVNRVFTQQPATRGFTTKLAVRSRCWDACMVVDGGTSFEFNDGAVATLTVDEDDALCTVLLEE; this is encoded by the exons ATGCTGCTGACGGCCAGCAAGGTGTTTGGGCGCCACAAGCCCGTCATCGGAGTGAACACAGACCCCGAGAG GTCGCTGGGACATCTGTGTATCCCCCTCAGGTACACCTACTGTTTCTCTGATGCCCTCAAGAAGCTGCGGCAGGGAGAGTTCAG GTGGCAGTGGCGACACAGGATCCGGGTGCATCTGGCAGGGATGGGCTTCAACCCCCGGCCCGTCGACCTGCACGAGCAGCAGCTGAGCCTGGAGCAGCACTGCAGCGCACATCGCAGCACCACCCCCGCAGCCG TGGACGGTGACAAGGCCGGGCCGGAGCTGCTGCCCGTGCGGGCTCTCAACGAGGTGTTTGTGGGAGAGTCGCTGTCCTCGCG GCCGTGCCCCAATCCCCACGCACCCAGCCCTGCCTTCTCACTCCCCAGGCCCTCCTACTATGAGATCTCCATCAACGGCGGCCCCTGGGAGAAGCACAAGAACTCCGGCCTCAACGTCTGCACCGGCACTGGCTCCAAGGCTTG GTCATACAACATTAACAAGTTGGCCAGTCAGGAGGTGGAAGATCTGTTGGTGATCG CTCAGTGGGGGAGCCGTGCAGCCCAGCCGCTAGAGCCAGCCTACGTGGAGCAAG TCACTCAACACTACAACGAGTCGCTGATCTTTCTCCTCCCCGAGGAGCCGCGCATCTTCTTCAGCATCCGGGAGCCCATCGTCAACCGAGTCTTCACCCAGCAGCCTGCAACCCGCGGCTTCACCACCAA GTTGGCGGTGAGATCGCGGTGCTGGGACGCCTGCATGGTGGTAGACGGCGGCACCTCGTTTGAGTTCAATGACGGGGCCGTGGCCACACTGACGGTGGACGAGGACGATGCTCTGTGCACGGTGTTGCTGGAGGAGTGA
- the nadk2 gene encoding NAD kinase 2, mitochondrial isoform X2 — protein sequence MLLTASKVFGRHKPVIGVNTDPERSLGHLCIPLRYTYCFSDALKKLRQGEFRWQWRHRIRVHLAGMGFNPRPVDLHEQQLSLEQHCSAHRSTTPAAVDGDKAGPELLPVRALNEVFVGESLSSRPSYYEISINGGPWEKHKNSGLNVCTGTGSKAWSYNINKLASQEVEDLLVIAQWGSRAAQPLEPAYVEQVTQHYNESLIFLLPEEPRIFFSIREPIVNRVFTQQPATRGFTTKLAVRSRCWDACMVVDGGTSFEFNDGAVATLTVDEDDALCTVLLEE from the exons ATGCTGCTGACGGCCAGCAAGGTGTTTGGGCGCCACAAGCCCGTCATCGGAGTGAACACAGACCCCGAGAG GTCGCTGGGACATCTGTGTATCCCCCTCAGGTACACCTACTGTTTCTCTGATGCCCTCAAGAAGCTGCGGCAGGGAGAGTTCAG GTGGCAGTGGCGACACAGGATCCGGGTGCATCTGGCAGGGATGGGCTTCAACCCCCGGCCCGTCGACCTGCACGAGCAGCAGCTGAGCCTGGAGCAGCACTGCAGCGCACATCGCAGCACCACCCCCGCAGCCG TGGACGGTGACAAGGCCGGGCCGGAGCTGCTGCCCGTGCGGGCTCTCAACGAGGTGTTTGTGGGAGAGTCGCTGTCCTCGCG GCCCTCCTACTATGAGATCTCCATCAACGGCGGCCCCTGGGAGAAGCACAAGAACTCCGGCCTCAACGTCTGCACCGGCACTGGCTCCAAGGCTTG GTCATACAACATTAACAAGTTGGCCAGTCAGGAGGTGGAAGATCTGTTGGTGATCG CTCAGTGGGGGAGCCGTGCAGCCCAGCCGCTAGAGCCAGCCTACGTGGAGCAAG TCACTCAACACTACAACGAGTCGCTGATCTTTCTCCTCCCCGAGGAGCCGCGCATCTTCTTCAGCATCCGGGAGCCCATCGTCAACCGAGTCTTCACCCAGCAGCCTGCAACCCGCGGCTTCACCACCAA GTTGGCGGTGAGATCGCGGTGCTGGGACGCCTGCATGGTGGTAGACGGCGGCACCTCGTTTGAGTTCAATGACGGGGCCGTGGCCACACTGACGGTGGACGAGGACGATGCTCTGTGCACGGTGTTGCTGGAGGAGTGA